The following proteins are encoded in a genomic region of Oncorhynchus keta strain PuntledgeMale-10-30-2019 chromosome 8, Oket_V2, whole genome shotgun sequence:
- the LOC118373786 gene encoding syntaxin-11-like isoform X1 produces MKTCYIGSLHHNRTDPAMRDRLSHMQELSQSNGHVEQMDYTESGESVSGDSINVDLEDELPHQAVVWDNTPELEEVFSQSQQVHREVQLIRLEVKRLREQNSRVLQGTTRMSVVKRDSNAIAADIKARAEGVLTCLKDMDSAVRELEAAHGSNAAVTRIARTQYACLSNSFRDAMFDYNETEMSHRESCKAHIQRQMEIVGREVTGEEVEEMIETGQWNVFNENILSEGKTARSALNQIESRHRELLDLESRIQSIHEIFLDVALLVEEQGPMMNTIQTNVQKTDVAIQEALVKISKAKRHNKNNPFKKMFCCCFPCVK; encoded by the exons ATGAAAACGTGTTATATTGGTAGCCTACATCATAACAGAACAG ACCCAGCCATGAGGGACCGTCTGAGCCACATGCAGGAGCTGTCCCAGTCCAACGGCCATGTGGAGCAGATGGACTATACCGAGTCCGGGGAGTCCGTCTCCGGGGACTCCATCAATGTGGACCTGGAGGACGAGCTCCCTCACCAGGCTGTGGTGTGGGACAATACCCCTGAACTGGAGGAGGTCTTCTCCCAGTCCCAGCAGGTCCACCGTGAGGTCCAGCTTATCCGCCTCGAGGTCAAACGCCTACGTGAGCAGAACTCACGCGTGCTCCAGGGCACCACTAGGATGTCAGTCGTTAAGAGAGACTCCAACGCCATCGCAGCTGACATTAAGGCCCGTGCTGAGGGTGTGCTGACGTGCCTCAAGGACATGGACTCCGCAGTGCGGGAGCTGGAGGCAGCGCATGGCTCCAACGCCGCCGTGACTCGCATCGCCAGGACCCAGTATGCCTGCCTGAGCAACAGCTTCCGTGATGCCATGTTCGACTACAATGAGACAGAGATGAGCCACAGGGAGAGTTGCAAAGCCCACATTCAGAGGCAGATGGAGATCGTGGGGCGGGAGGTGactggtgaggaggtggaggagatgatCGAGACAGGCCAGTGGAATGTCTTCAATGAGAACATCCTGTCAGAGGGCAAGACAGCGCGCTCGGCGCTCAACCAGATCGAGAGCCGCCACCGAGAGCTGCTGGACCTGGAGAGCAGGATCCAGAGCATCCATGAGATCTTCCTGGATGTGGCTCTGCTGGTGGAGGAGCAGGGCCCCATGATGAACACCATCCAGACCAATGTCCAGAAAACAGATGTGGCCATCCAGGAAGCACTGGTCAAAATCAGCAAGGCCAAGCGCCACAACAAGAACAACCCCTTCAAGAAGATGTTCTGTTGCTGCTTCCCCTGCGTCAAATGA
- the LOC118373786 gene encoding syntaxin-11-like isoform X3 translates to MAADPAMRDRLSHMQELSQSNGHVEQMDYTESGESVSGDSINVDLEDELPHQAVVWDNTPELEEVFSQSQQVHREVQLIRLEVKRLREQNSRVLQGTTRMSVVKRDSNAIAADIKARAEGVLTCLKDMDSAVRELEAAHGSNAAVTRIARTQYACLSNSFRDAMFDYNETEMSHRESCKAHIQRQMEIVGREVTGEEVEEMIETGQWNVFNENILSEGKTARSALNQIESRHRELLDLESRIQSIHEIFLDVALLVEEQGPMMNTIQTNVQKTDVAIQEALVKISKAKRHNKNNPFKKMFCCCFPCVK, encoded by the exons ATGGCTGCAG ACCCAGCCATGAGGGACCGTCTGAGCCACATGCAGGAGCTGTCCCAGTCCAACGGCCATGTGGAGCAGATGGACTATACCGAGTCCGGGGAGTCCGTCTCCGGGGACTCCATCAATGTGGACCTGGAGGACGAGCTCCCTCACCAGGCTGTGGTGTGGGACAATACCCCTGAACTGGAGGAGGTCTTCTCCCAGTCCCAGCAGGTCCACCGTGAGGTCCAGCTTATCCGCCTCGAGGTCAAACGCCTACGTGAGCAGAACTCACGCGTGCTCCAGGGCACCACTAGGATGTCAGTCGTTAAGAGAGACTCCAACGCCATCGCAGCTGACATTAAGGCCCGTGCTGAGGGTGTGCTGACGTGCCTCAAGGACATGGACTCCGCAGTGCGGGAGCTGGAGGCAGCGCATGGCTCCAACGCCGCCGTGACTCGCATCGCCAGGACCCAGTATGCCTGCCTGAGCAACAGCTTCCGTGATGCCATGTTCGACTACAATGAGACAGAGATGAGCCACAGGGAGAGTTGCAAAGCCCACATTCAGAGGCAGATGGAGATCGTGGGGCGGGAGGTGactggtgaggaggtggaggagatgatCGAGACAGGCCAGTGGAATGTCTTCAATGAGAACATCCTGTCAGAGGGCAAGACAGCGCGCTCGGCGCTCAACCAGATCGAGAGCCGCCACCGAGAGCTGCTGGACCTGGAGAGCAGGATCCAGAGCATCCATGAGATCTTCCTGGATGTGGCTCTGCTGGTGGAGGAGCAGGGCCCCATGATGAACACCATCCAGACCAATGTCCAGAAAACAGATGTGGCCATCCAGGAAGCACTGGTCAAAATCAGCAAGGCCAAGCGCCACAACAAGAACAACCCCTTCAAGAAGATGTTCTGTTGCTGCTTCCCCTGCGTCAAATGA
- the LOC118373786 gene encoding syntaxin-11-like isoform X4, with the protein MRDRLSHMQELSQSNGHVEQMDYTESGESVSGDSINVDLEDELPHQAVVWDNTPELEEVFSQSQQVHREVQLIRLEVKRLREQNSRVLQGTTRMSVVKRDSNAIAADIKARAEGVLTCLKDMDSAVRELEAAHGSNAAVTRIARTQYACLSNSFRDAMFDYNETEMSHRESCKAHIQRQMEIVGREVTGEEVEEMIETGQWNVFNENILSEGKTARSALNQIESRHRELLDLESRIQSIHEIFLDVALLVEEQGPMMNTIQTNVQKTDVAIQEALVKISKAKRHNKNNPFKKMFCCCFPCVK; encoded by the coding sequence ATGAGGGACCGTCTGAGCCACATGCAGGAGCTGTCCCAGTCCAACGGCCATGTGGAGCAGATGGACTATACCGAGTCCGGGGAGTCCGTCTCCGGGGACTCCATCAATGTGGACCTGGAGGACGAGCTCCCTCACCAGGCTGTGGTGTGGGACAATACCCCTGAACTGGAGGAGGTCTTCTCCCAGTCCCAGCAGGTCCACCGTGAGGTCCAGCTTATCCGCCTCGAGGTCAAACGCCTACGTGAGCAGAACTCACGCGTGCTCCAGGGCACCACTAGGATGTCAGTCGTTAAGAGAGACTCCAACGCCATCGCAGCTGACATTAAGGCCCGTGCTGAGGGTGTGCTGACGTGCCTCAAGGACATGGACTCCGCAGTGCGGGAGCTGGAGGCAGCGCATGGCTCCAACGCCGCCGTGACTCGCATCGCCAGGACCCAGTATGCCTGCCTGAGCAACAGCTTCCGTGATGCCATGTTCGACTACAATGAGACAGAGATGAGCCACAGGGAGAGTTGCAAAGCCCACATTCAGAGGCAGATGGAGATCGTGGGGCGGGAGGTGactggtgaggaggtggaggagatgatCGAGACAGGCCAGTGGAATGTCTTCAATGAGAACATCCTGTCAGAGGGCAAGACAGCGCGCTCGGCGCTCAACCAGATCGAGAGCCGCCACCGAGAGCTGCTGGACCTGGAGAGCAGGATCCAGAGCATCCATGAGATCTTCCTGGATGTGGCTCTGCTGGTGGAGGAGCAGGGCCCCATGATGAACACCATCCAGACCAATGTCCAGAAAACAGATGTGGCCATCCAGGAAGCACTGGTCAAAATCAGCAAGGCCAAGCGCCACAACAAGAACAACCCCTTCAAGAAGATGTTCTGTTGCTGCTTCCCCTGCGTCAAATGA
- the LOC118373786 gene encoding syntaxin-11-like isoform X2: protein MGIFTPVQCAFTDPAMRDRLSHMQELSQSNGHVEQMDYTESGESVSGDSINVDLEDELPHQAVVWDNTPELEEVFSQSQQVHREVQLIRLEVKRLREQNSRVLQGTTRMSVVKRDSNAIAADIKARAEGVLTCLKDMDSAVRELEAAHGSNAAVTRIARTQYACLSNSFRDAMFDYNETEMSHRESCKAHIQRQMEIVGREVTGEEVEEMIETGQWNVFNENILSEGKTARSALNQIESRHRELLDLESRIQSIHEIFLDVALLVEEQGPMMNTIQTNVQKTDVAIQEALVKISKAKRHNKNNPFKKMFCCCFPCVK from the coding sequence ACCCAGCCATGAGGGACCGTCTGAGCCACATGCAGGAGCTGTCCCAGTCCAACGGCCATGTGGAGCAGATGGACTATACCGAGTCCGGGGAGTCCGTCTCCGGGGACTCCATCAATGTGGACCTGGAGGACGAGCTCCCTCACCAGGCTGTGGTGTGGGACAATACCCCTGAACTGGAGGAGGTCTTCTCCCAGTCCCAGCAGGTCCACCGTGAGGTCCAGCTTATCCGCCTCGAGGTCAAACGCCTACGTGAGCAGAACTCACGCGTGCTCCAGGGCACCACTAGGATGTCAGTCGTTAAGAGAGACTCCAACGCCATCGCAGCTGACATTAAGGCCCGTGCTGAGGGTGTGCTGACGTGCCTCAAGGACATGGACTCCGCAGTGCGGGAGCTGGAGGCAGCGCATGGCTCCAACGCCGCCGTGACTCGCATCGCCAGGACCCAGTATGCCTGCCTGAGCAACAGCTTCCGTGATGCCATGTTCGACTACAATGAGACAGAGATGAGCCACAGGGAGAGTTGCAAAGCCCACATTCAGAGGCAGATGGAGATCGTGGGGCGGGAGGTGactggtgaggaggtggaggagatgatCGAGACAGGCCAGTGGAATGTCTTCAATGAGAACATCCTGTCAGAGGGCAAGACAGCGCGCTCGGCGCTCAACCAGATCGAGAGCCGCCACCGAGAGCTGCTGGACCTGGAGAGCAGGATCCAGAGCATCCATGAGATCTTCCTGGATGTGGCTCTGCTGGTGGAGGAGCAGGGCCCCATGATGAACACCATCCAGACCAATGTCCAGAAAACAGATGTGGCCATCCAGGAAGCACTGGTCAAAATCAGCAAGGCCAAGCGCCACAACAAGAACAACCCCTTCAAGAAGATGTTCTGTTGCTGCTTCCCCTGCGTCAAATGA